In Polyangiaceae bacterium, the genomic window GCGATCTTCTCGCCCCAGGCGCCGTGACCGACCAACGCGATGGCTACGGACTGCATCAGGTTCGCACCGCGCTTCTAGCCCGGATCTCGGGCATGGTCGACAGCGCCGCGCTCGGCGCGTCCTTCCAGCGCCGGTGCATCCACAGCCACTGCTCCGGGTGCGCGCGCACGAAGGCGTCGAGCCAGTCCGTGGCCTGGCGCATGGCCTGCTCGGCCCAGGCGCGCCCCGCGCGCGGCGGCGGCACGAGGGCGCCCGCGAGCTCCACCACGTGCTCGCCCTCGGAGGTGCGCCGCCCGAACACCACCACGAGCGGCACGCCGGCTCGGGCCGCGAGCAGCGCCGGCGCCAGATCCACCCGCGCGGGCGCGCCCAAGAACGGCGTGACCAGCGTGCCGCGGCTGCGCTCCGGCGCTTGATCGATCAGCATCGCGACGGCCTCACCCCGGGCGAGCGCGCACCGGGCGCTCGCCGCCGCGTCGCCGGCCTGCGCCAGACGCACACCGCGCCGCGCGCGCCAGCCCTGCCAGACGCGATCCAGGAAGCCGATGGAGAGCCGCTTGGTCACCACGGTGAGCGGCACGCGCCGCGCGGCCGCGCACGCGACCAGGTCGAAGCTCCCGGTGTGCGCCGTCGCGACCACGGCGCCGCGCGCCTCGATCAGCGCGAGCGCCCGCGGCTCGAAGCGCACGCGGCGCTCCAGGAAGCGCGCCAAGAGGAGCTCCACCAGCGCACTGGCGAGCGAGCGGTACATGGCGCTCGCTCGCCGCTCCGGCTCGACCACGCCCGCGCGCCGCATCGACTCGACGACGTGGCGGCGGCGCACCCGAAGCAGATCTCCGACCAGGAACGCGACGAGCGCGCCGATCAGGCGTGCGAGCCCGGGCATGCGCTCAGACGAAGCCGGCCTTGCGCGACTGAGCGGGAGATGCCTCCACGGCTCCAGCGAACAGGTCGGAGATGGCGAGCATGTAGGTCTCGCCCTTGACGGTGCGAGCCACGACCAGCTCGCCGTCGCGCTTGACGTCGGCGATGCGGGCGACGCTGAGCGAGGCGCCGTTGAAGGCCGCGTACAGCGTCAGGTGGCGCCCCTCCGGCAGGTGGAACCAGCCCTCCTTGTCCTTCTTGCCGGCCTCGCACAGGGCGAGCAGGGCGCTCAGGTGGTCGTCGGTCATGGAGGCGGGAAAACCCCTGAAGCGAGGCCGCGTCAAGGGGCGAGGCGGGCAGACGAGAAATTGCCCTGGGCAGACCCTCGGCTATGGTGGAGCGCGTGAGCGACGACCGGGCCGACCACATCGTGGTGAGAGGCGTGAACAAGCGCTTCGGCGATTTCTCGGCCCTCACGGACGTGGACATGCGGGTCGGCCGCGGCAACGTGGCCGTGATCATCGGCGGCTCCGGCGCCGGCAAGACCACCCTCTTGAAGATCCTGATCGGCCTGGACAAGCCGACCAGCGGCGAGGTCCTGGTCTCGGGTGTGGACATCGTGCCGCTCTCCGACCGCAAGATGAACGAGGTGC contains:
- a CDS encoding lysophospholipid acyltransferase family protein, with protein sequence MPGLARLIGALVAFLVGDLLRVRRRHVVESMRRAGVVEPERRASAMYRSLASALVELLLARFLERRVRFEPRALALIEARGAVVATAHTGSFDLVACAAARRVPLTVVTKRLSIGFLDRVWQGWRARRGVRLAQAGDAAASARCALARGEAVAMLIDQAPERSRGTLVTPFLGAPARVDLAPALLAARAGVPLVVVFGRRTSEGEHVVELAGALVPPPRAGRAWAEQAMRQATDWLDAFVRAHPEQWLWMHRRWKDAPSAALSTMPEIRARSAVRT